ACTTTATTAAGCCATCTTGGAGATCTTGACTGGGTCTTGAAATAATTTTAATTTGGATCAAGAAGCAGGCGCTGGGGGGTGGTGTCATGTTTGTTTGTCGGCCTCCCAGCTCTGTCTTCAATGTAATTGATACAACAATAAACCCAGTTTCAGACAGAGGTTCCATGCCAGAGGTCCTCTCTGGTGGTGCTTAGCTACCCTAGCTGATGCCTGTggacgggagagaggagaggcttgcTCCAGTCTCCAGAACCTCTGTGTTTGTGGAGACACGGCGTGCTCTCATCCCTCTGCCAGATATCTGCCTCACATTAACGCTTCCAAGAGCTCTCAGAGGAGACTGGTGTGATGAATTACTCAGCAGACTGAGGGGCTAGGAGAGCTAGGAGAGGAGACTAAGTATGGCCAGACCATACTCTGCTATCACAGTCTCTTCACTTCAGATAAAGGCTGTGATTTGAGAGAAAgaatagaacatcagagcctgaTACTTGGCTGCCCCCATGCAACTCTCTTTttaacatcagctgtcagagcagcttaccgatcactgtacctgtacatagccaatctgtaaatagcacccccaactacctcacccccatattattacttaccctcttgctgttttgcaccccagtatctctacttgcacatcatcatctgtacatccatcaccccagtgttaatgctaaattgtaattatttcgcctctatggcttatttattgcctacttccctactcttctacatttttgcacacactgtacatagattttttctattgtgttattgactgtacgtttgtttatgtgtaactctgtgttgtttgattttgtcgcactgctttgctttatcttggcccggtcgcagttgtaaatgagaacttgttctcaactggcctacctggttaaataaaggtgaaataaaaaaatatgaaacatttctTTGAAAAAATCCTCTAAATCCCTCCTTTATAATCTCAGTTGAAAACCATATGTTTCTGTAAGTACTGGAGTGACCTGCACTGTCAGGTAAATCTTGACTAAAGTGTttccgcactctctctctctctcgctctctctcgctctctctcgctctctgtcattAATATACAAATATATCTCCCTGTCTATTTCTACAGGTACTGGGCTCATCTGGATGGATGATGTGGCCTGTGTTGGGAATGAGGACACCATCCACCAGTGCAAGTTCTCAGGCTGGGGTAAGACAAACTGTGGGCACGTGGAGGATGCGGGGGTGACATGCAACACCTAACACCCACCATTTTAACTCCCACTCAGTTCAGAGTTCAGTTTTAAACTGCAGAGTTAAATTGCAGATGACAGGCAGCATGAGGTAGAGCAGAGGGGCTGCGTTCTGACGCCCTACACCCACTCACTGCTGTGGGCAACTGATTTGACTTCAGACCCCTTTAGGGCCTCTTGGCCGACTTTGTCCACGTAAAGTATATTTAACAATAGCTGAACTAGATTCAGTGCCTATAAAGGACCAACTTAAAAATGGTCAGTCACAAATGTTTGTCCAATTGTTGGCAGATGACGCGATTACAAAGAAAATAAAGGGAACTAATGCCATTTGAAATAGATGTATGGCTTGGCCCCAGTAGAGCCAAGCGTTGGTTTTTATCATCATGActtagagtctctctctctcgttcattcTTCTCCCTTCAACTGGCTAATTTTGATTATGTTAGAGCGCAGCCAAAGATGCCTCTTTCTTCATCGACAATTGCAGGGGCGGTTTGGAGACTAACACTTGGTTTATGTATGGAAACCAGGACTAAAGTAAGACAAATTACAGCCCTAGATGGCTTTTTATATTTTGGGaacatttttatgaaatggtAAAACATGCACAACGACTTGAGGTTTATCACAGGAAAAGAAACAGGGAAATATAGATTATTGTGTGAAATAAGCGAAACCAACCGCTGACGTAATACACTTTCAAATGTAAATCAAGTGTTGCCATGAGCATGATATCTTTCATCATAGATTTCTGTAGATGAGCCTAGACAAATATTGCTTTGGGATATGCAAAGATATGTGCTGAGGTCCTGAGGACTAGGTTTGATACACTCTGAGCCACATGAATCTGGACTATCTCTCAGTATTTCATTTGGAGCATTRAAGCAGCACCCCTTTAGACATGGTCCTCACTTTCATCCACTGAGGTTCATACTCAGACAAGTGCTATTGAGGTGTTATAGAGTGCTATAGAGCAGTggaggttggtgggaggagctataggaggacgggctcattggaatggttggaatggaataaatggagcgGCATcgaagacatcaaacatatggaaaccaaatGTTTTACTCCATTCCTttataccattccagccattacaacaagCCCATagatcctcccaccagcctccagtgCTATAGAGTTTTctggttcgaatacctgagctgacaacGTGAAACAGCtgtagatgtgcccttgagcaaggcacttgaccaTTTGCTCCAGGGGAGCCATACTACTATTGCtgatcctgtaaaacaacacatttcactgcacctatctggtgtatgtgacaactgTCAAAGATAACACCTTACCCTCTTTGTATATTTTCACTCAGATTGGGAAAGGTCCTTAAACAGAAAATAAACTATACCAAATATTTTCTATTGGAATTCTTCAGAATTATTTTCATAGAAAGAAATTATTCTTGTTTTGTAGAAATACATATTCCTACAGTATGTGATCATTACTATTATAATCCACTCTCAAATATTCAACTAGAGTGCAGTTAGTCTGTGAACATAAGAGGTAATTTTTGCATGGATCTTCAACTGTTCTGTAAATTCATCACTGTCATGCAATGCCTTTTCAAGTACAAGGGAGCAGCCTGCACacaattttgatttgtataactgGGACCACAAACCCAGGTTCCCACTTTAGGAACATTCTATCAAATACCAGGATGCTATAATTGCTACAGTATGTGAAGTCGAGATTGGTTGATTTATTATACCATGGTACCCCTGTAAGTCTAACCACCACTTTTATTGGACAAGATTTAATAAGTACGTTTGAGGAGTGTAAATATCTGTTTATCGATTGTGCTGGTCATAACACCCagtccacatgaaaaaatacttcagtttactatagaatactacagcaCTTACTATaaaattctgtagtaaactgtaataCCGtataatactatactacacactgcaACATCCCTCGATCGTGTGTGGTAGTACTTACTAGAGAATGTTGGAATATAccgtagaatactatagtaaatactacagtattatccgcaacaaaaacactgtagtaattactacagtaatgtccgccaAAACACTACAGTCGGCAAAAACACAACACTTTTTTAAACTATATtaaatactacaatatttaattagcatataccctgcccattcccctcggctgtcactagttaccacagccgcaTAGTCTTAAGCCCctcctatttctacaatttatcttcctaaaatgtgattttaaacctaaccgtaactttaaccataaccttaaacacactgctaaccttatacctaaccttaAATTTAGATGaagaagcaacaaaaaaaatcccatacattttttacgttatagccaattttgactttgtgggtATGGTAACTAATTGGAAaacattcccctcccccatattccaatttgtgccacccataagtgagaaacctacatgccaagtatagaccatatattgtgttacCTACAGATTATAGAAAAGAACAAAAGTGCTGAATTATCTGTTTAGACCCCAGTCCTAACTACATGCAGGTTATTGAAAATGTGATCTTTATAGTACTTGTCCAGTAGATTTCCTCAAGGACAAAGCCTCMAcgtatgtcaaagataataaaacaaaaacacaatagaaaatactacagtaatctCTTAAAAAGCACTACATtaaaaactgtagtatatactacagttttattttactacagtatttatactatagttaatggtaaatatacagtatactacagtgaaTATTACAGTAAAGTCttcaaaacactacagtgaatactatagtatttatagtatagtatttttttcatgtaatatgaaatgtttaaataaatacagtgaGTATGTGACAATAATATTTGATATGTTCATTAGATAATACTTATAACTTGATATTTCTtgctgataaaaaaaagaaatcatgTACTGTTGAAAGAATAAAATGGTATTAATTTGTTTATGTGgacatttatttgtattaaaATGAGGTTAGAGGCAATTCAGTATGAAGCTAAGTAATCCTATCCCATACTATAGCTACagtagggtttcccaaactcgatccTCGGGAGCTCAagggtttttgccctaacactacacagctgattcaaattatcaacgcttgatgattagttgattatttgaatcaactgtATAGTCCAACGGCAAAAGCCAAAACATGCACTCCTTGGGGTCCAGAAGACCATGTTTAGGAAACCCTGCAGTAGCTACATCAAGAAAACAggtgaagatggagagaggaagttgGGTATGGCATCTCTGGATTGACAACTGAGAAACAATTACCTTAAAAGTGGTTCCACATGGAGGACGGATATAGAAATGACTGCTGGAGAATCACCTGATCACCTCAGCATATGGTGAGCCTAGGGCAGGGGAAGGAAACAGTGTTTCTGGAGTGctgcaggtactgcaggattttgttccaactaggcaccacacctgatcaactgagctaattgatcagttcagtgactgcctaaatttaacacacctggtcttccaggtcgttACATAAAAAACATGAAGTCCCTGCGGCACTCCAGGACTAGGGTTGTCCACCCCTGGCCTAGCGAGAACAAAGACCCTGGATCACGAGTGAGGGGAAAATGCGTTTAATCgacatgtttgaacttttattgGAGGATCTTTTATAGCAGGTAATAGCACATATTTCATTTTATCATGTCAAATGTTTGGGTCTTTGGTACACCCAGGTTCATAGACTGATTGTGGAAGTCTTTAGCATCTGGTACTGTATCAATCTATTTTCTACCCTCGGTTTTATGACAAACAACACCAAGTTGTTTATTTGAGGTATGACATGAGGACAATATTTGTTAAGAGATATTTCAGTGGAATTCACAGATGGACAAAGGAACCATTGGACTCTTATTCTCTATAGTACCCACAAGGCCTCTCTGGCATCAACATCCATGACTGTCACATTGAGTCAGCTCTGTATGAGGATTTGAAATAACAATCAGTGAATCTATTTACAGTGATTTTGTGCAAGGGGTAGTGGGCTCAATAACTATCTCTTCAGTTCATTTATGGAAAGAAACCACATTGTTCAGAGCAGGCTCACATCACATAACTCAGAAAGGGCAGTTCAAGCAGTGCTGATTGCTGGATgtgtaacttaaaaaaaaatgagTATGTTCCAAGGCTGCACTTTGAACTGCTACCCCAGAGCCCTCCAGAACTCCCCCATATTCCCATGAGTATTCTGGACAGGATCATCTCTATAAGAAAGATTTGACAGCCGCTGTTTGCTATTGTAAACTAGCAAGAGTTATCGGTGGCCTTTGGCCTGGATTTCCTGAACCGTCTTCCATCCTGGGTCTGAATGTTCAGATGAAGCTGCTGTTGGAACACACACATTCTGTCGACATGTCCATATACAGAATTGATTAACATATGTACACTGGATATGATCCAAATTAATGTAAAGTTAAACAATAAGCAAGAAATTGTCAAAATGCAGTTGATTATTCAAGTAAAACCATGGACAAATAAACCATGTATACAGAACAACATTTGACATTGAAAACATGCATGAAGTGATTAAATTGTGGATTTCCCCAATTCCAACCAATTTGAGCAGAGCTGAGGACAGCTCTTTCTTCCCCTCCAGAGCCCACACTGAGGTTTGACCAAGGAACACATGTCTataaaaacaaccaaaacatgTAGCAACAATGCACTGTCTTCATATTAAACTATGTTTCTACAATATAGTGCTGAAGGAAAGAGGGGAAACAACTAGGGTATYGAAATCCTTCCCACcagtgattaaacagcatgcagTACCACCTGGAAGGGCAGTATGGCTGGGACATGGTCTGCCCATTGCTATGGTGATGTCTGTATGTATGCACATGTGGAGAAATTGGGTAAGACACGTGTGCCTCAACTGTGCTTGGGATCATTTCAGACACGCATGCAGGCTGCAGCAGACATCTGCTCAAATGTGGCTGGTTAAATAACAAATTAAACAGGGGATTTGTCCCTTGATCTGCAGAAAATATGGAAATCTGTTCTGCCACTAGAGTCCAGGGTTCGGGCCCCAAACATGAAAATGTAAGATaaataaacctttttttttttacttacgtAAACAGTCTGAGAGAGTGCAGAACATTTGCATACCCAAAGCTGTCTTTTCTCCCCTTAGAACACACACCATATCAGTCAAGAAAAAGAGACACATGCAATGAACataattgttgtttattttttgtttataagAGAGATAAACAACACAGGTTTGACAAGTTGGCTCCGCATGAATCTCACATTTCAGTGCACTACAGTAGGCCTTCATTGATTTGGAATCTGGTGTATTATCGTACCACAGGACCATCCTCCTTGCTCAGCACACCACTGGTGGTCACATCTACCTATTTATAACCTGTGGTCATGACATGCACTATAAGTTTGTAAGATGTTTAATGTAGGCTAAAGCACTTTGGTGCATCTACATATGCCCACAGTCCACACCATAGACTGTGAAGGTCCACACAAACAACATACCTCTCTATTTAGCTCCTAAGCCTGCCCTCTGCTGGtgtaatacatgtattttacttgaatatatatatatWTTTTTGTTATCAAACCGGAAGCTACATGACATTATATTATACACCAAACAGTGTGTCCATGCCACTGACCTGTATTTCAGATAGTTGGTGGGCTCAAtctgagcagtggaggctgctgaggggaggacggctcataataatggctggaacggaggaAATGGGATGGCaagataccattccacttattacactccagtcgctctggataagagcgtctgctaaatgacttaaatgtaaatgtaaattacacTCCAGCCATTGCCACGTGCCTGttctcccaaattaaggtgccaccaacctcctgtggctcAATCACTGTATATATCTATGGGCTACATATTCAGAGGGGGTGGGTTATAAATGCGgaacacatttcggttgaatacattcaattgtgcaactgactaggtatccacttTCCCTTTTCATTACATATTTTAAAAACGCTTTTTAATTTGACAGACGTGCCGTTTGTCCTTCTAGCGCGCCTGTACTTGACCCACGTAAACAATTTTTGAACGAAGACTGGGCGCGTTTTCTGCAGGTTTTGGGATGAAGACATAGCTAGCTGCAAGACAGAAATTGGTAAGAAATAATMATCTGTGAATTTATCCCATTATGCTGTAGCTACATAAAACGATCATAATCGCACGTTTGAGTAAATTAGCATGATCGCTAACTTTGGGTCCCTGCGATAACGTTAGATCACTGACGGTTGTTGAAGTTAGCCTAGCCCAATATGTAACTTACTGTTAAGGCATTACCGTCGATGAATGGGGAAAAAGTTTGCCTAGATCAGTGGCCTAGCCCTAGATAACACGTTAGCTACCCAGTCAGCTGTGCTAGCATTGAACGATTATTTTACATCTGTCACATCTCTTTTACATCTCTATTCACAGATCTAGAAAATAATGGATTCCACTATTGCCAGTGATGTGAATGGATTCAAAACGCCCTGCAAACCAGACAGGGTGAAGAGCCTTCTCTCTGGTAGCACTGCCAGTCCTAGAACTCCCATAACCATCCCTGCCTCCCCTTTCATGAAGAAACTGGGATGTGGAACTGGGGTGAATGTGTATCTTATGAACAGGTTTGTTTTGTTTAGCTTCTTCAATGTCACCCATGGTTTTGGTGTGTCACGAGTCATGACCATGTTCCCATGTGCTCGTTTTTTTAGAGTTGGTAAACTGAACCTGTCTCCATGGGCTGTCAAAAAGATCAACAACAAATGTGCCTCAAAGCAGGTGGGTGTCTACCAGAGACGACTCTGTGACGAGGCAAATATCCTGAAAGGTCTGCAGCACCCAAACATTGTTGGTAAgaatgaattatatatatatatattttttttttacagtgtaatgACCTTCTATACTCTACATGAAAAGAGCTACTGTACTTGTACATATTATAAAGATTGTGTTGAACAAATCCCAGTCCATGCAATATTTGGTTCTTGATATCCGTATTAACAGCCATATGATTTGACAGGATTCCGTGCCTTCACCACTGCCAATGATGGCTCTAAGTGCCTGGCCATGGAGTATGGTGGGGAGAAGTCCCTGAATGACCTGatagagtggagaagagagaagggccTGAAGGCTTATCCAGCCGCCACCATTGAGAAAGTGGCCTTGCATGTGGCGCGTGGCCTACAGGTAACCTCATACTCATCTTTTGAACCCAGTTTACACCTGGTCTAGGTCCGGAAGGGGTGGGTAATTGAAAGTGCTTGTAAACAGAAAGCTGTAATACCAGGAGTACTGTAAACTGTATAKGTTTTGATGTGATTATccagataggctaattgatatggATGGGCTTTATTCATTTCTCATGCTTTGGGGCAGTCGGTCATGTAAGCAAATGTAATTGAAgattgtttttatacattttccccAACTCAATCTTCCTCTGATGTGAATACAGACATGTGGTGAAGGGTCTTTGAGTTTCTCCTTTATTGGTTATTACAAAAACAATTTCAGGTTCACGATTTCAAATGTTCTGTAATCCCCTGAGGGGGTGTTTTTTTAAGTGTCAYTGCTGAGTGTAGATTCATTGCCTAGCTATGACCAAATAAACTTTAAAAGCCACCATGAAAATCCCCTTAAATATCAATTATGTTCCTGTTTTCTTTCCCTCTCATTGTTCCCAGATGCTTCATGTTATTCCATCTTTTAATGTGAGTCAAACACATGACTGTACAATTGTTATAGGAAGGAAACactgaaatgtatatattttttcccacttTCTCCAGTACCTTCACAACGAGAAGAAGCTATTACATGGCGACATGAAGTCTTGCAATGTTGTCATCAAGGGTGACTTTGAGACTGTCAAAATCTGCGATGTGGGAGTCTCCTTGCAGTTGGATGAGAATATGAAAGGTAGATGTCAGCATCTGAGCTGAATACATGCACTTAAACACTGGGGAAAATAGGCATTACTTGGTATTTTAGTCGTTAGGCCTCGTTTCCCSATGTTGTCAGACAACCTGCCTTTTTCACTGTTAGTGTGAACCTGRGAAATTAGTCTGGTGTAAACACTGATTAGACTTTAACAAAGTGCATTCCTACTAGCCTGGTTTAGGACTCTGGGAGTAATGCCAAACATCTGTTGTTCCTGCAAAGTAGCCTGTAGATGATTTTCACAATGTTGCACGCACTCATGTCATGAGCCTAATGGAACGAATGCCAAGGGCTTTCTCATAAACACAGCCTGGGAATTCATGGTAGTGATGCTGTAGGGAGGGGTATAGAGTAACAAACATGTACAGGTGGTTTGCCAWGTACACCATGCCTGTTTTCATGAGGTCATGGAACCTCTCAATGAAAAAGGCACAATCAATACAAGTTTATGTATTCTTGTATTTCAGAAATAGGCTGTAGGCCTAGGCAAAGGTGAATCGTTCCGGGTGTCAACAAGTGAAATGCAATAAGAGTTTAGTTTACCTCAAACCAAATGCAGAAGAGCTAGAACATTGTTTAATACATATTAATACTTTTATATAGACAAAAATTTGTAATAGTTTCACCCTTTCATGCAGCTTGCTTGTAAATGCTTTGAGCAATGTGTGATTAATTATAGTTAAGAGATGTTAACACTGGCAAGAAAAATGAAAGGGGATCAAAAATGTTTACAATACCTCCATTTCTGTTATTTAGGCTTCAAAGCAAATACATTCCTCTTTATTCTTCAATAGTTTCTTAAACATGTTCCCAACTTTAAGATCTTTAAATTCTATTTTGGGATTTTCTGAGAACCACAAATACTCACAAATAAACCGTTGGTCAAATGTAAGAACGCCCAATATGCCTAAAAACCCTGGCTTCAATCACTGTATAACGTGTTTAAACCTATTCCTGTTTCTGCCTCTCAGTGAGTAACCCCAAAGCAGAGTACGTTGGCACTGAGCCGTGGAAGCCCAAGGAGGCTCTGGAAGAGGGAGGCGTGATCACGGACAAGGCAGACATCTTTGCCTACGGACTGACCCTGTGGGAGATGATGACTCTGGCCATGCCTCACTTGGAGATGGAGAACAGTGAGGAGGAGGGTAAGGAGAGTTCTCATACTCTGGCTGCATTTGAATCTAGAGCTCTTTTTAAAAGGCTATTTCTCTTACGTTAACTTGTTTTAGATAATTATTTCATAAGATCTGAGATTTGTCACTCTTTGACAAATGTTTGTCCCATAAGTTCTGTCAAACAATATCACTTGCTCAATGATTGTTAAAAGTAATTTTACAATGAACTTTTATATTTACCCTTTTAGATGTCTCAATGGACGAGGATGACTTTGAGGATGCCTACTATGAGAAGTTGGGCACCCGACCGGCGCTGGACTCTGAGAGTCTTGGGGGAGCCTACCAGAGAATGGTGGAGCTCTTCTGTCTCTGCACGGAGGAGAATCCACAGAAACGCCCCTCAGCTACCCAAATAGTTCAGGTTCTGGAGTCCAACATGCAGGCGGACAACAAAAACAATGTCATTGTCATAGACTGATCAGTTAGACTAGTCTCATCTCATTCAAACCATACTGTAATGTTGGCTAGTCTTGTTTTCGTATCCAGAAACCTTTCCTGTTTGTCTTGACTTGTATGTATGCAATATCCTGTCCTGTACTCTTTTCAGGTGAAATGTAGTAAATAAAATGTCTGAGTAAATTGATATGAAACAATTTAAGGAAGCCGCTTTTCTAAAGACTACTACTTCAGCATTTTAGTAGTGTCATGTGTAGCCATGTGTTCATGTCAAATTGATGTGGGCATACATTGTGCAGCACAATCTGAAACTGAACGTGTAATGTAAAATAGATGAAGGAATTTTCAGCTGAAACAGGTTGTTAATGATCATGCAATTAAATTAATATGCTTAATGCTCATCTTCATTAAGACTAGCCTGATTGAAATGGTATCTGAACACATGCACAAAGCttgtctctcaaatgttgtgcacaaatgtgttagaTCATTTCTCCTTTGagaatccattcacctgacaggtgtggcataccaagaagctgattaaacagcatgagcattacacaggtgcaccttgtcctggggacaagGCCACTTTAAAAGGTGCAGTTTTGTTGCAAcacatgtctcaagttgagggagYGTGCAATAGGCATGTTGACTGTAGAAAAGTCCACCAGATCTGTTTTCAGAGAATGTCAATTTCGCTACCATAAGTCACctccgttttagagaatttgacagtaccgaccggcctcacaaccgcagaccaaatGTAACAACGCCAGCCCAAAATCTttgaatgttgtgtttatatttttgctcagtagaTATTTAGCTCACAATGCATTTCTGTAAGTAGCAGCAGCACATAACGGTTAGTTCTATTGCTGACAAACTACTCTACCCAAAATGCACCTGTTTCACTAGAAGACTGCAGCATTACATGTATTTTCCAAGAAATTGTGATTCTGAAGTGTGATAAGAGGTAAAGATTTTATTCAAACTATATACAAGATGTAGAAGAGATcaatcaccatctcttcaaagtaagttactacATATAGTCCAGTTTATCATTCTCTATGAAATGGGCTTTAAAATGTGTGATACGAATGATGGATGCATGTCCATTTAAAAGGGGTTAAAATTAATGAAA
Above is a genomic segment from Salvelinus sp. IW2-2015 linkage group LG28, ASM291031v2, whole genome shotgun sequence containing:
- the LOC111954110 gene encoding lymphokine-activated killer T-cell-originated protein kinase homolog produces the protein MDSTIASDVNGFKTPCKPDRVKSLLSGSTASPRTPITIPASPFMKKLGCGTGVNVYLMNRVGKLNLSPWAVKKINNKCASKQVGVYQRRLCDEANILKGLQHPNIVGFRAFTTANDGSKCLAMEYGGEKSLNDLIEWRREKGLKAYPAATIEKVALHVARGLQYLHNEKKLLHGDMKSCNVVIKGDFETVKICDVGVSLQLDENMKVSNPKAEYVGTEPWKPKEALEEGGVITDKADIFAYGLTLWEMMTLAMPHLEMENSEEEDVSMDEDDFEDAYYEKLGTRPALDSESLGGAYQRMVELFCLCTEENPQKRPSATQIVQVLESNMQADNKNNVIVID